One region of Rubripirellula tenax genomic DNA includes:
- a CDS encoding anti-phage-associated DUF3780 domain-containing protein: MSKKTKTVDFGAPDTFGAHLFRVEIPSSRNESILIVEDYGYGGMENGSPQDEDRVRLKRPTWSAITAASRAEFNTRLKAAKVTTGRWHSGTNLVDRLLGKELCVLAWAAETATAEQLPVICGKWAALRPEERWWLFAMTVAEAGLPEDTQRGWRRALYHALSDGEKPNPAKKRRRPVERTLMPLFKEAE, from the coding sequence ATGAGTAAGAAAACCAAAACTGTTGATTTTGGCGCCCCCGATACTTTCGGGGCACACTTGTTTCGTGTCGAGATTCCGTCGTCACGCAACGAGTCGATTTTGATTGTCGAGGACTATGGTTATGGCGGGATGGAGAACGGATCGCCGCAAGACGAAGACCGCGTTCGTCTCAAACGACCAACTTGGTCCGCGATCACTGCGGCATCGCGAGCCGAGTTCAATACGCGCCTCAAAGCTGCAAAGGTGACGACGGGCCGCTGGCATTCGGGGACAAACCTGGTCGACCGCTTGCTCGGCAAGGAACTCTGTGTGTTGGCCTGGGCCGCCGAAACAGCAACCGCGGAACAACTGCCCGTGATCTGTGGCAAGTGGGCCGCCTTGCGGCCGGAAGAACGCTGGTGGTTATTTGCGATGACGGTCGCCGAAGCAGGACTGCCCGAGGACACTCAGCGTGGTTGGCGACGAGCGCTCTACCACGCGCTCTCTGATGGAGAAAAACCCAACCCAGCCAAGAAGCGTCGTCGCCCTGTCGAACGCACTCTGATGCCATTGTTCAAGGAAGCCGAATGA
- a CDS encoding anti-phage-associated DUF499 domain-containing protein, with amino-acid sequence MKTVRDACKLQPNALKIQLSDQIEQLDELIKSEGDGSAFFDKTFITEGMQDLIGVGMSRLAGQSSEAIFHLKQAMGGGKTHLLVGFGLLATNPELRAKYCTDTSAANAFASANVAAFNGRNNPDHFFWGEIAQQLDKAETFNKYWTNGPKAPDEKAWLELLDGDDPVLILLDEMPPYFQYYDTQSVGNGTVADIVTRAFANLLTAAGKKKNVCIVVSDLDAAYDTGGKLIQKALTDARNELGRQERSITPVDLSNNEIYDILRKRLFASLPDIAEIEDIADAFGRKLEEAAKSKSVNRGAEAIADEISATYPFHPQLKNVIALFKENENFRQTRGLIELVSRLLRSVWERDANDVFLIGPQHFDLSIKEVREKLTEISGFRDVIAKDLWDKQKSAHAQIIDLQSGQESASQVGSLLLTASLSTAVNSVKGLTVEEMVECLISPLREPSDFRSAFDELEKIAWYLHHTGEGRFYFDRQENLTKLLQSLAEKAPQNQIDALIDKRLKEMFAPTRKTVYDDVLPLPKLEDVADRVRKGRVLLIVSPDSKIPPEEVQKFFDGLTRKNNLCILTGDKSAMGSIDKAARQFYATGVADKRIPEGHPQRKDLEEKQQSYEQDFNSTILNLFDKVLFPIQRSGQQPKLVHKPLESARDTSKPFDGEEQIEKTLTSNPIKLFLDVEADFDTVRDKAQDLLWNDGQDEARWADVVERSAEKSGMCWLVPKGLESLKMIACNRGLWEDLGNGYVTKSPKKKRTSAQVTPESGPDDEGKVRLRISALNAGPAARIHYAEDGPVTEKSPVLSDAYFETKALKLNLLVADPSGLYETGDPVEWPNQLVLRTEEIGSGPGRKIALYVAPRGTIRYTTNGSEPREGTPYTEPFAIEDGDVLVRAFAEVDEFKDISVKKDFKFPAVGKTGVQIDDVKPGVMISKTGRKLDSRNKVFDGLTRAAEKKVTFEGVQLTIGQGNQVIGVNIGEVAVEADFIEALLTQVLTKFTPETPVTMSFRKGHFSSGHDLKEFAGKLGIELKTEDVEQG; translated from the coding sequence ATGAAGACAGTCCGTGATGCCTGCAAGCTGCAGCCAAACGCTCTGAAGATCCAACTGAGCGACCAAATTGAGCAGCTCGACGAACTAATCAAGTCCGAAGGCGACGGCAGCGCGTTTTTTGACAAGACGTTCATCACCGAGGGGATGCAGGATTTGATCGGCGTGGGGATGTCTCGCTTGGCTGGCCAGTCCAGCGAAGCCATCTTCCACCTCAAGCAGGCCATGGGCGGCGGTAAAACGCACTTACTCGTTGGCTTTGGATTATTGGCGACGAATCCCGAGTTGCGTGCCAAATATTGCACCGACACGTCTGCCGCAAATGCATTCGCGTCTGCCAATGTTGCGGCGTTCAATGGCCGTAACAACCCGGACCATTTTTTCTGGGGAGAAATCGCTCAGCAACTCGACAAAGCGGAGACCTTCAATAAGTACTGGACCAACGGCCCCAAAGCGCCCGACGAGAAGGCTTGGCTGGAATTACTCGATGGCGACGATCCCGTATTGATTCTGCTCGATGAAATGCCACCGTACTTCCAGTACTACGACACGCAGAGCGTCGGTAACGGCACCGTCGCCGACATTGTCACCCGCGCGTTCGCCAATTTGCTGACTGCGGCTGGCAAAAAGAAGAACGTATGCATCGTCGTCTCCGACCTTGATGCCGCATACGACACCGGCGGAAAGTTGATCCAAAAAGCGCTCACCGATGCCCGCAATGAATTGGGGCGACAGGAACGCAGTATCACGCCGGTCGATTTATCCAACAACGAAATCTACGACATCCTTCGCAAACGCCTGTTCGCGTCGCTACCCGACATCGCGGAGATCGAGGATATCGCCGATGCGTTCGGACGCAAACTTGAAGAAGCCGCCAAGAGCAAGAGTGTCAATCGCGGAGCGGAAGCGATCGCCGATGAGATTTCCGCGACCTATCCGTTTCATCCGCAACTCAAGAACGTCATCGCACTGTTCAAAGAGAACGAAAACTTTCGTCAAACACGCGGCCTGATTGAGTTGGTCTCGCGTCTGTTGCGATCGGTTTGGGAACGCGACGCCAATGACGTCTTCCTGATCGGACCTCAGCACTTCGATCTTTCGATCAAGGAAGTTCGCGAGAAGTTGACCGAGATATCCGGCTTCCGCGATGTTATCGCCAAAGATCTTTGGGACAAGCAAAAATCCGCCCATGCTCAAATCATTGATTTGCAAAGCGGACAGGAATCGGCTTCGCAAGTGGGATCGCTATTGCTGACGGCCAGTCTTTCGACCGCAGTCAATTCCGTCAAAGGGTTGACTGTGGAGGAAATGGTCGAGTGCTTGATTTCGCCGCTGCGTGAACCGTCCGACTTTCGCAGCGCCTTTGATGAACTCGAAAAAATCGCTTGGTATCTGCACCACACCGGTGAAGGTCGCTTTTACTTCGATCGCCAAGAGAACCTGACCAAGCTATTGCAGAGTCTCGCTGAAAAGGCACCACAAAATCAAATTGATGCCCTGATCGACAAACGACTCAAGGAGATGTTCGCACCAACCCGAAAGACCGTTTACGACGATGTTTTGCCGTTGCCAAAACTTGAAGACGTCGCTGATCGTGTTCGCAAAGGACGTGTCCTGTTGATCGTTAGTCCAGACTCAAAAATCCCGCCCGAGGAAGTTCAAAAGTTCTTTGACGGACTTACTCGGAAGAACAATCTATGCATCCTCACCGGCGATAAATCGGCGATGGGAAGCATCGACAAAGCTGCACGCCAATTTTATGCCACCGGCGTCGCCGACAAACGTATCCCTGAGGGTCACCCGCAAAGAAAAGATCTCGAAGAAAAGCAGCAGTCTTACGAGCAAGATTTCAACAGCACCATTTTGAACCTATTCGACAAGGTGCTGTTTCCGATCCAGCGTAGTGGCCAGCAGCCAAAACTCGTCCACAAGCCACTCGAGTCTGCCCGCGACACCAGCAAGCCGTTCGATGGCGAAGAGCAAATCGAAAAGACGCTCACGTCCAACCCGATCAAACTGTTCCTTGATGTCGAAGCCGACTTTGATACCGTCCGAGATAAGGCCCAAGACCTGCTGTGGAACGACGGTCAAGACGAAGCACGTTGGGCCGACGTCGTCGAACGGTCAGCGGAGAAGTCCGGGATGTGCTGGCTCGTTCCCAAGGGGCTTGAAAGCCTCAAGATGATCGCGTGTAACCGCGGCCTGTGGGAAGACTTGGGCAATGGTTATGTGACCAAATCCCCAAAGAAGAAACGCACGTCCGCGCAAGTCACGCCCGAGAGCGGACCCGATGACGAAGGCAAAGTCAGGTTGCGTATTTCGGCTCTCAATGCTGGTCCCGCCGCTCGCATTCACTATGCCGAAGACGGCCCAGTGACCGAGAAGAGTCCCGTACTGAGCGATGCCTATTTCGAGACCAAGGCGTTGAAGCTGAACTTGCTCGTTGCCGACCCGTCCGGGCTGTACGAAACCGGTGACCCCGTTGAATGGCCCAACCAGCTTGTGTTGCGAACCGAAGAAATCGGATCGGGTCCGGGGCGCAAGATCGCCTTGTACGTCGCACCGCGTGGAACGATCCGTTACACCACCAACGGTAGCGAGCCACGGGAAGGGACACCGTACACCGAACCGTTTGCCATCGAGGACGGGGATGTGTTGGTACGCGCCTTTGCCGAAGTCGATGAATTCAAGGACATATCGGTCAAGAAAGATTTCAAGTTTCCCGCTGTTGGCAAAACGGGCGTACAGATTGATGACGTTAAGCCCGGCGTCATGATTTCCAAAACCGGTCGCAAGCTTGACTCGCGTAACAAAGTGTTCGATGGTCTGACGCGGGCCGCCGAAAAGAAAGTCACGTTTGAGGGCGTCCAGTTGACGATTGGGCAAGGCAACCAAGTCATCGGTGTCAACATCGGCGAGGTCGCTGTAGAAGCTGACTTTATCGAGGCGCTTTTGACTCAAGTATTAACGAAGTTCACTCCCGAGACGCCAGTGACGATGTCATTCCGCAAAGGTCATTTTTCATCGGGCCATGATTTGAAGGAATTTGCCGGCAAGTTAGGGATTGAATTGAAAACTGAAGACGTTGAGCAAGGATGA
- a CDS encoding MerR family transcriptional regulator produces MEKLSEYVKVAEAAEILGVAQATLRAWAEDGKIPMHKNPANGYRLFRRADLEQFLAEVAKPLKPR; encoded by the coding sequence ATGGAAAAGTTGAGCGAATACGTGAAAGTTGCCGAGGCTGCCGAAATTCTCGGTGTAGCACAGGCGACTTTGCGGGCCTGGGCAGAAGACGGCAAGATCCCGATGCACAAAAATCCCGCCAATGGCTACCGCTTGTTTCGCCGTGCTGACCTGGAGCAGTTTTTGGCGGAAGTGGCAAAGCCGCTCAAACCAAGATAG